One Setaria italica strain Yugu1 chromosome I, Setaria_italica_v2.0, whole genome shotgun sequence DNA window includes the following coding sequences:
- the LOC111256802 gene encoding L-type lectin-domain containing receptor kinase IV.1-like: MPLELLHLVTALLLLTAAGGDDDGRRFAYNGFSGANLTLDGVAAVTPNGLLMLTNGTIQKKGHAFHPSPVPFRGSTRSSSFSTTFVFAIFGQYIDLSSPGMAFFVTTSREILSTALPGQFMGLLNATNNANRDAHIFAVELDTLLNAECRDISSNHVGIDVDSLVSRASADAGYYDDGDGRFRNLSLISRKAMQVWVDYDGAAAEVTVTMAPLGVARPKKPLLRTTANLSAVLQQQDTAYVGFASATGILFSRHFVVGWSFALDGPAPALDISSLPALPPSGPKPRSKVLEIVLPIASAAAVLAAGVAVYVVVRRRLRYSEVIEDWEAAFGPHRFSYKDLFHATKGFSDENFLGAGGFGSVYKGVLHRKKSAMEVAVKRVSHESRQGMKEFIAEVASMRRLRHRNLVQLLGYCRRKGQLLLVYDYMPNGSLDRYLYDCSKGSTLDWPQRFHIIRGVASGLSYLHEDWEQIVIHRDVKASNVLLDDQMNARLGDFGLARLYDHGSDARTTHVVGTMGYLAPELGHTGKATPSTDVFAFGAFVLEVTCGRRPIEQGEGNKSTMLVDWVAEHWRNGSITEAADTKMLNRFSLDEVSLVLKLGLMCSHPLPNARPTMRQVMQYLDGDTVLPDLSPAYLSSSTMLEWMYSPELNKNVMSYVPSMSSGGISDLSGGR, translated from the coding sequence ATGCCTCTCGAGCTTCTCCACTTGGTCACCGCGTTACTTCTCCtcacggccgccggcggcgatgatGATGGCCGGCGGTTCGCCTACAACGGCTTCTCGGGCGCCAATCTCACCCTCGACGGCGTGGCAGCGGTCACGCCGAACGGCCTCCTCATGCTGACTAACGGCACCATCCAGAAGAAAGGCCACGCCTTCCACCCATCCCCGGTACCGTTCCGCGGCAGCACGCGGTCGTCGTCCTTCTCGACGACCTTCGTCTTCGCCATCTTCGGGCAGTACATCGACCTGAGCAGCCCTGGCATGGCCTTCTTCGTCACCACGTCGAGGGAGATCCTCTCGACCGCGCTGCCGGGCCAGTTCATGGGCCTCCTGAACGCCACCAACAACGCCAACCGGGACGCCCACATCTTCGCCGTGGAACTGGACACCCTCCTCAACGCCGAGTGTCGCGACATCAGCAGCAACCATGTCGGCATCGACGTGGACAGCCTGGTGTCGCGAGCTTCCGCCGACGCCGGCTActacgacgacggcgacgggcggttCCGGAACCTGAGCCTGATCAGCCGGAAGGCGATGCAGGTGTGGGTGGACTACGACGGCGCAGCCGCGGAGGTCACCGTGACCATGGCTCCCCTTGGCGTCGCCAGGCCCAAGAAGCCCCTGCTCCGAACCACGGCGAACCTCTCGGCCGTGTTGCAGCAGCAGGACACGGCGTACGTGGGCTTCGCGTCGGCCACGGGGATCCTCTTCTCGCGCCACTTCGTCGTGGGCTGGAGCTTCGCGCTGGacgggccggcgccggcgctggacATCTCGTCGCTACCGGCGTTGCCGCCGAGCGGGCCCAAGCCACGGTCCAAGGTGCTGGAGATCGTGCTTCCCATagcgtccgcggcggcggtcctcgccgccggcgtcgccgtctACGTCGTGGTACGGCGGCGTCTCAGGTACTCGGAGGTCATCGAGGACTGGGAGGCCGCGTTTGGGCCGCACCGGTTCTCTTACAAGGACTTGTTCCATGCCACCAAAGGATTCAGCGACGAGAACTTTCTCGGGGCAGGAGGCTTTGGAAGCGTCTACAAGGGCGTGCTCCACAGAAAAAAGTCTGCCATGGAGGTCGCCGTGAAGAGGGTGTCGCACGAGTCACGGCAGGGGATGAAGGAGTTCATCGCCGAGGTCGCGAGCATGCGACGGCTGCGCCACCGCAACCTGGTGCAGTTGCTCGGCTACTGCCGGCGAAAGGGACAGCTTCTCCTGGTCTATGATTACATGCCGAATGGTAGCCTGGACAGGTACCTATACGATTGTAGCAAGGGTAGTACACTGGATTGGCCTCAGAGGTTCCATATCATCCGGGGAGTGGCTTCCGGGTTATCATACCTCCATGAGGATTGGGAGCAAATCGTCATCCACCGAGATGTCAAAGCAAGCAACGTGCTCTTGGATGACCAGATGAATGCGAGGTTAGGGGATTTTGGCCTAGCAAGGCTTTATGATCATGGATCGGATGCAAGAACCACACACGTGGTCGGCACTATGGGATATCTAGCTCCTGAACTAGGGCACACTGGCAAGGCGACCCCGTCTACCGATGTTTTCGCCTTCGGGGCATTCGTTCTTGAGGTCACCTGCGGGCGGAGGCCGATTGAGCAAGGCGAGGGGAACAAAAGCACCATGCTCGTGGATTGGGTTGCCGAACATTGGCGTAATGGTTCGATCACAGAGGCAGCGGACACGAAGATGCTAAACAGGTTTAGTCTTGATGAGGTTTCCCTAGTGCTAAAACTCGGGCTTATGTGCTCACACCCACTTCCCAATGCAAGGCCGACCAtgcggcaagtcatgcagtacCTCGACGGCGACACGGTCCTCCCAGACTTGTCGCCGGCATACCTCAGCTCATCAACCATGCTGGAGTGGATGTACAGCCCGGAGTTGAACAAGAATGTAATGTCGTATGTGCCGTCGATGAGCTCCGGTGGCATTTCTGATCTCTCTGGAGGAAGGTGA
- the LOC101762483 gene encoding L-type lectin-domain containing receptor kinase IV.1, producing the protein MLALLLFILLSRQGEVASSLDDGREFAYHGFAGANLTLDGLATILPGGLLALTNFTYQTKAHAFHPSPMHFLTKTTSVARSFSTSFVFAIVSGYDGLSDHGLAFVVAPTTDFSTANAGQYLGLLNATNGTASHPILAVELDTILTPEFRDINSNHVGIDVNSLVSRQARPAGYYDDAAGGGAFRNLSLNSREPMQLWVDYDGVSKQLNVTLAPVHVPKPKNPLLSEAVDLSTLMAADAMYAGFSASSGVVFTHHYVLGWSFGLDGPAPPLDLSRLPALPRLGPKPRSKVLDVVLPLATASLVAAALATTFFFVWRRRRFAEVREDWEDEFGPHRYAYKDLHRATDGFRERNLLGVGGFGRVYKGVLSPSNLEIAVKRVSHDSRQGVREFVAEVVSIGRLRHRNLVQLLGYCRRKDELLLVYDCMSNGSLEKHLHDPHMPAIFWPERYSIVKGVASGLLYLHEDWEKVVVHRDIKASNVLLDEQMNGHLGDFGLARLYDHGTDAQTTHVVGTMGYLAPELVRTGKATPLTDVFAFGVFLLEVACGRRPIERGEHDNRVVLVDWVLEHHRGGSILEAVDPRLMGKFDLEEAILVLKLGLLCTHPLPNARPGMRKVMQYLEGDQPTPDLPPTYVSYAMMALMQIEGFDSYVMSTSSSTSPTVASIGAVSCGSSATVLAEGR; encoded by the coding sequence ATGCTGGCCCTCCTTCTGTTCATACTGCTGAGCCGTCAAGGTGAAGTGGCCTCGTCGTTGGACGATGGCCGGGAATTCGCCTATCACGGCTTCGCCGGCGCTAACCTCACGCTGGACGGCCTCGCCACCATCCTCCCCGGCGGCCTCCTCGCACTCACCAACTTCACGTACCAGACAAAAGCCCACGCCTTCCACCCGTCCCCGATGCACTTCCTCACCAAGACGACATCCGTGGCGCGCTCCTTCTCCACGTCCTTCGTCTTCGCCATCGTGTCGGGGTACGACGGCCTGAGCGACCACGGCCTCGCCTTCGTCGTCGCCCCGACCACGGACTTCTCCACGGCGAACGCCGGGCAGTACCTGGGCCTCCTCAACGCGACCAACGGCACGGCGAGCCACCCCATCCTGGCAGTCGAGCTCGACACCATCCTGACCCCGGAGTTCCGCGACATCAACAGCAACCACGTCGGCATCGACGTCAACAGCCTCGTGTCGCGtcaggcccggccggccggctactacgacgacgccgccggcggcggcgcgttccGGAACCTGAGCCTGAACAGCCGCGAGCCCATGCAATTGTGGGTGGACTACGACGGCGTGTCCAAGCAGCTCAACGTGACGCTGGCCCCCGTGCACGTGCCCAAGCCCAAGAACCCTCTCCTCTCCGAGGCCGTCGACCTCTCCACGCTCATGGCGGCGGACGCCATGTACGCCGGCTTCTCGGCGTCGTCGGGGGTCGTGTTCACGCACCACTACGTGCTCGGATGGAGCTTCGGCCTCGACGGACCCGCCCCGCCGCTCGACCTCTCCAGGCTCCCTGCCCTGCCACGCCTGGGGCCCAAGCCCCGGTCCAAGGTCCTCGACGTCGTCCTGCCGCTCGCCACCGCGTCGCTCGTCGCCGCGGCGCTCGCGACGACCTTTTTCTtcgtgtggcggcggcgccggttcGCCGAGGTGCGCGAGGACTGGGAGGACGAGTTCGGGCCCCACCGCTACGCGTACAAGGATCTCCATCGTGCCACGGATGGGTTCCGGGAACGGAACCTGCTGGGCGTCGGGGGGTTTGGGAGGGTATACAAAGGAGTGCTCTCTCCATCCAATTTGGAGATCGCCGTGAAGAGGGTGTCGCATGATTCAAGGCAAGGGGTGCGGGAGTTCGTCGCCGAGGTGGTGAGCATTGGCCGTCTCCGACACCGCAATCTCGTGCAGTTGCTTGGCTACTGCCGGCGCAAAGACGAGCTTCTCCTGGTCTACGACTGCATGTCAAATGGTAGCCTTGAGAAGCACCTGCATGATCCACACATGCCAGCCATATTTTGGCCCGAAAGGTACTCGATCGTCAAAGGTGTCGCGTCAGGCCTGCTATACCTTCATGAGGATTGGGAAAAAGTTGTTGTCCACCGGGATATAAAGGCGAGCAACGTGCTCTTGGACGAACAGATGAACGGGCACCTGGGAGATTTCGGCCTAGCGAGATTGTATGACCATGGGACCGATGCTCAGACAACCCATGTGGTTGGCACCATGGGATACCTTGCGCCGGAGCTTGTGCGCACCGGGAAGGCGACGCCATTGACCGATGTGTTCGCATTCGGCGTGTTCCTCCTAGAAGTGGCCTGTGGACGAAGGCCGATCGAGCGTGGCGAGCATGATAACCGTGTTGTGCTGGTTGATTGGGTGCTTGAGCACCACCGCGGTGGGTCGATCCTCGAGGCGGTGGATCCACGGCTCATGGGAAAATTCGACTTGGAGGAGGCTATCCTCGTGCTCAAACTAGGTTTGTTGTGCACGCACCCGTTGCCTAATGCAAGACCGGGCATGCGGAAGGTGATGCAATACCTGGAGGGTGACCAGCCGACCCCTGACTTGCCGCCGACTTACGTGAGCTACGCTATGATGGCGCTAATGCAGATCGAAGGCTTCGATTCTTATGTTATGTCGACGTCATCCTCGACGTCGCCGACTGTGGCTAGCATCGGTGCGGTGTCTTGTGGGTCTTCAGCGACGGTTCTAGCTGAGGGCAGATAA
- the LOC101762885 gene encoding 4-hydroxyphenylacetaldehyde oxime monooxygenase, which produces MAISLTSLLLSLPQQWQPVLFALLSAISLLLLTRIRSRSSSGKKGLKLPPGPATVPLLGNLHQLGPLPHRALRDLARVHGPVMQLQLGKAPAVVISSAEAAWEALKAHDLDCCTRPVSPGTKRLTYDLKNVAFAPYGPYWREARKLLTVELLSARRVKAAWYARHDQVEKLISTLSHAEGKPVALDEHVLSLSDGIIGMVAFGNIYGSDKFSQNKNFQDALDDVMEMLSGSGSSAEDFLPKAIGRLVDRLTGFIARRERIFRQLDAFFEMVIEQHLDPKRAPPENGGDLVDVLIDLWKKPCGTFSFTKDHVKAIIFSTFVAGIDTNATTILWAMSELIRKPRVLKKAQAEIRAAVGGGDRVQPDDMTKLSYLRMVVKETLRLHPPTPLLLPRETMRHIQIGGYDVPAKTRIYVNAWVIGRDPANWPDDPEEFNPDRFETNEADFKGEHPVLMPFGTGRRICPGMSMAMATVEFTLATLLFGFQWALPEGRTADDVSMEEEGRLVCHRKTPLVLVPTVYRRGLE; this is translated from the exons ATGGCGATCTCACTCACCTCGCTGCTCCTCTCCCTACCCCAACAATGGCAGCCCGTCCTCTTCGCACTTCTCTCCGCCATTTCCCTGCTCCTGTTGACGAGGATCCGGAGCCGCAGCTCGTCCGGAAAAAAAGGGCTCAAGCTGCCACCAGGCCCCGCCACGGTGCCCCTCCTTGGCAACCTGCACCAGCTCGGCCCGCTGCCGCACCGGGCCCTACGGGACCTGGCGCGGGTCCACGGGCCGGTGATGCAGCTGCAGCTCGGCaaggcgccggcggtggtgatatcgtcggcggaggcggcgtgggaGGCGCTCAAGGCGCACGACCTCGACTGCTGCACGCGGCCCGTGTCCCCGGGGACGAAGCGCCTCACCTACGACCTCAAGAACGTGGCGTTCGCGCCCTACGGCCCCTACTGGCGCGAGGCGCGCAAGCTCCTCACCGTCGAGCTCCTCAGCGCGCGCCGCGTCAAGGCGGCATGGTACGCACGCCATGACCAGGTGGAGAAGCTGATCAGCACCCTGAGTCATGCGGAAGGAAAGCCGGTGGCGCTGGACGAGCACGTCCTGAGCCTCTCCGACGGGATCATCGGCATGGTGGCGTTCGGCAACATCTACGGCAGCGACAAGTTCTCCCAGAACAAGAATTTCCAGGACGCGCTCGACGATGTCATGGAGATGCTATCCGGCTCGGGATCCTCCGCCGAGGACTTTCTCCCCAAAGCGATCGGCCGCCTCGTGGACCGCCTCACCGGCTTCATCGCCCGCCGCGAGCGAATCTTCAGGCAGCTCGACGCCTTCTTCGAGATGGTCATCGAACAGCACCTGGACCCCAAGCGCGCGCCTCCTGAGAACGGCGGCGACCTCGTCGACGTCCTCATCGACCTGTGGAAGAAGCCCTGTGGCACGTTCAGCTTCACCAAGGACCACGTCAAGGCCATAATTTTT TCGACGTTCGTCGCCGGTATTGACACGAATGCGACGACGATACTGTGGGCGATGTCGGAGCTGATCCGGAAGCCACGCGTGCTCAAGAAGGCGCAAGCCGAGATCAGGGctgcggtgggcggcggggaCAGGGTGCAGCCGGACGACATGACGAAGCTCAGCTACCTCAGGATGGTGGTGAAGGAGACCCTGCGGCTGCACCCGCCGACGCCGCTGCTACTGCCGAGGGAGACCATGCGGCACATCCAGATCGGCGGGTACGACGTGCCGGCGAAGACAAGGATCTATGTGAACGCGTGGGTGATCGGCCGGGACCCGGCAAACTGGCCCGACGACCCGGAGGAGTTCAACCCGGATAGGTTCGAGACGAACGAGGCGGACTTCAAGGGAGAGCACCCTGTTCTGATGCCGTTCGGCACGGGGCGGCGGATATGCCCGGGCATGTCCATGGCTATGGCCACCGTCGAGTTCACGCTCGCCACTCTGCTCTTCGGCTTCCAGTGGGCGCTCCCGGAGGGGAGGACGGCGGACGATGTGAGcatggaggaagaaggaaggctCGTCTGCCACCGCAAGACGCCGCTCGTGCTCGTGCCCACCGTGTACCGCCGCGGCCTTGAATAG